A single window of Syntrophotalea acetylenica DNA harbors:
- a CDS encoding flavodoxin, with product MKTILFTTVILAALACSTIGFSKEAKGNETEMKSNPESLTTVSGKKSLIVYFSMPETTDPNKMTTDEDNSVVVIDGKVLGNTQYMAYVIQKTTGADIFRIEPVTPYPTNHATLVDRAEDEKDANARPATAKQIENFAQYDTVFIGYPIWWSDMPMILYTFFEGYDFAGKTIVPFSTLGGSRFARTPKTIQQLEPEAKILDGLTISRDRIQNAEQRIVNWVNRLDL from the coding sequence ATGAAAACAATCTTGTTTACAACTGTGATCCTCGCTGCGTTGGCGTGTAGCACCATCGGCTTCAGCAAAGAAGCAAAGGGAAACGAGACTGAAATGAAAAGCAATCCAGAAAGCCTCACAACTGTTTCTGGAAAGAAATCCTTGATTGTCTACTTCTCCATGCCGGAGACCACCGACCCCAACAAAATGACCACCGATGAGGACAACAGCGTCGTGGTCATCGACGGCAAGGTGTTGGGCAACACCCAGTACATGGCCTATGTAATTCAGAAGACCACTGGGGCGGACATCTTCCGCATCGAGCCGGTAACCCCCTATCCCACCAATCATGCGACACTGGTCGACCGGGCAGAGGACGAAAAGGATGCAAACGCCCGCCCAGCCACTGCGAAGCAGATTGAAAACTTCGCGCAGTACGACACGGTCTTCATCGGCTATCCCATCTGGTGGAGCGATATGCCCATGATTCTGTATACCTTCTTTGAGGGATACGACTTCGCTGGAAAAACCATTGTGCCCTTCAGCACCCTCGGCGGCAGCAGATTTGCCAGAACGCCCAAGACGATCCAGCAACTGGAGCCGGAGGCGAAGATTCTGGACGGTCTCACTATCTCTCGTGACCGCATTCAAAACGCAGAGCAGCGGATTGTAAACTGGGTGAACAGGCTTGACCTGTGA
- a CDS encoding carboxylesterase/lipase family protein: MMKNLTIIIAILLVAVGCTTNIHEKRATGGNGIVLTEYGALQGGKSGGIYTYFGVPYAEANERFVPAEKAKPWSGVRNAVEYGSISLQSSASGFPVPEGTQNNNCQNLNIWTPGLDGKKRAVMVWLHGGGFSSGSAQESPSYNGEKLSRKGDVVVVSVNHRLNIMGHFDLSAYEEKYRYSANVGVQDIVDSLQWIQENIASFGGDPSNVTLFGESGGGAKILALMTSPYAKGLFHKGIVQSGATESMGVNFTILEASRRLGELTLANLGITPENIDAIQTVPYEKLVEATQKAMVKTAGEFGLLGALSGQVSMDWEPVVDGDFLPTNPVTADSFAAAGKDISLLIGTNLNEWASLNLVMGPDKGKTFTDAEIEARLQATYGDKKDRVVEEFLKAYPSKTKRDALHFDTFLRLPILKIMSHKADQNGAPVFGYVFTYGSPLAVHTAEIPYVFNNVREPSPISANTERTEAEWDEAAQVADTVSNAWISFAKTGKPAATALPTWEPYTRAAEATMILDTKSTLVHGHDRNLIKILAPEYQW, from the coding sequence ATGATGAAAAACTTGACCATTATTATTGCGATACTACTTGTCGCAGTAGGTTGCACAACGAACATTCATGAAAAACGGGCTACGGGCGGGAACGGAATTGTACTGACAGAATACGGAGCCCTCCAAGGCGGCAAAAGTGGCGGGATTTATACCTATTTCGGAGTCCCTTATGCCGAAGCCAACGAACGTTTTGTCCCTGCAGAAAAAGCAAAGCCCTGGAGCGGTGTGCGTAATGCCGTCGAATACGGATCAATATCATTGCAGTCATCTGCATCAGGTTTTCCTGTCCCAGAGGGTACTCAGAACAATAACTGCCAGAACCTCAATATCTGGACTCCGGGTCTTGACGGTAAGAAACGGGCTGTCATGGTGTGGCTGCACGGCGGTGGCTTTTCATCTGGTTCAGCCCAGGAATCGCCTTCCTACAACGGAGAAAAGCTGAGCAGAAAAGGCGATGTGGTCGTCGTCTCGGTTAATCACCGTCTCAATATCATGGGGCATTTTGATCTTTCCGCCTATGAAGAGAAATACAGATACTCCGCAAATGTCGGCGTGCAGGACATCGTTGATTCCCTGCAATGGATACAGGAAAACATCGCGAGTTTCGGCGGTGATCCCAGCAACGTAACACTGTTCGGAGAGTCCGGCGGTGGTGCCAAAATACTGGCGCTGATGACAAGTCCTTATGCCAAGGGACTGTTTCATAAAGGTATTGTGCAAAGCGGGGCTACAGAATCAATGGGAGTGAATTTTACTATCCTTGAGGCCAGCCGCCGTCTTGGAGAATTGACGCTTGCAAATCTTGGCATCACACCGGAAAACATCGATGCGATCCAGACTGTCCCTTACGAAAAGCTGGTAGAAGCAACACAGAAGGCTATGGTTAAGACTGCCGGTGAGTTTGGGCTCTTGGGCGCCTTGAGCGGCCAGGTTTCCATGGATTGGGAACCGGTTGTGGATGGTGATTTTCTGCCGACGAATCCTGTGACAGCCGATTCATTTGCTGCTGCCGGAAAAGATATTTCCCTGCTCATTGGGACAAATCTCAATGAGTGGGCCTCGCTGAATCTTGTTATGGGCCCTGATAAAGGAAAAACCTTTACCGATGCGGAGATTGAAGCACGTCTGCAGGCTACTTATGGTGATAAAAAGGACCGGGTAGTTGAAGAGTTCCTTAAGGCTTATCCGTCAAAAACAAAACGCGACGCCCTGCATTTTGATACTTTTCTCCGCCTGCCAATTCTAAAGATCATGAGCCATAAGGCTGATCAGAACGGTGCTCCCGTATTCGGCTACGTCTTCACCTACGGATCTCCCCTTGCCGTTCATACGGCGGAAATACCGTATGTGTTCAATAACGTCAGAGAACCATCTCCTATTTCCGCAAACACTGAAAGAACCGAGGCGGAATGGGATGAGGCCGCACAGGTCGCTGATACCGTAAGCAATGCATGGATTTCTTTTGCCAAGACCGGAAAGCCTGCAGCGACAGCATTACCTACCTGGGAACCATATACTAGGGCTGCTGAAGCAACCATGATTTTGGACACAAAAAGCACTCTCGTACATGGGCATGACCGGAATCTGATTAAGATCCTTGCACCTGAGTATCAGTGGTAA
- a CDS encoding ATPase — protein sequence MEPVYLDLHIHTSKDPDQLNAEYDIATLQKKVQECAMGSPCLISLTDHNTINKVAYLNAASLFPHMLIGAELHVRNYRDEPPYHCHIFFRSSVDAVTIDALNMVLDALYPKKTVCASDQIPSIEEIAKHFDAYEFVLLPHGGQSHSTFDKSIPKGVQFDTTIERSIYYNHFDGFTARSNSGLEDTQDYLRRLGISDFVNLITSTDNYNPKKYPESKATQAEPFVTTWMLASPTFNGLRLSLSESDRLVYGTRPDTWAEFIRHVSLSNDYLDIDAALTPGLNVVIGGSSSGKTLFVDSVYRRLRGDFSDSNYLAYGVDQILVDSPTGQVPHFLEQNYIVKVCDQKDHDNTIDSIALLRRLFPGDKDERTAIDTGLTQLSESLSQMVEAAEKIEAIEEELKTIPVLSRLVVTTLIKRNPLKYLKPTDSNVETFEYSEATYLQHKKSLDVIESFLETNPFVDHDKALVEGLKAELDVARSTARFESNVRQVIIEHADTIHQLQTRENRETKTKSYQFDTLLRAIRNYLRYTRVFYASRDRIAKFSITCSTRVVESMGHRLFIENAFELSPAKFVEILNQTLLSGHQIRNFEEITPAALSSVGFRKRAPKVTNYADLHREVLNRFQAMNRKKYRITTCEGKDFDQLSAGWKTSVILDLVLGCATDTAPLIIDQPEDNLATTYINTGLLKAIKQCKAARQIILVSHNATIPMLGDAQNVIVCRTEDKFMTIRSSPLEGEIEDLDVVDVIAATTDGGKSSIKKRVKKYNLKRFRGENETRV from the coding sequence TTGGAACCTGTATACCTAGACCTTCATATACACACGTCTAAGGACCCCGATCAACTTAATGCTGAATACGACATTGCCACGCTGCAAAAAAAAGTTCAGGAATGCGCTATGGGATCGCCGTGTCTCATCTCGCTGACTGATCATAACACCATAAACAAGGTGGCCTACTTAAATGCTGCGTCCTTGTTTCCCCATATGTTGATTGGGGCAGAGTTGCACGTTCGCAACTACCGAGATGAGCCGCCATACCATTGCCACATCTTCTTTCGCAGTTCGGTCGACGCAGTCACCATCGACGCCTTGAATATGGTCCTTGACGCGCTGTATCCCAAGAAGACAGTGTGTGCCTCCGACCAGATTCCAAGTATCGAGGAGATTGCGAAGCACTTTGATGCCTACGAATTCGTCCTCCTCCCTCACGGCGGCCAATCGCATTCCACCTTCGATAAGTCGATTCCAAAGGGTGTGCAGTTTGACACCACAATTGAGCGGAGCATTTACTACAATCACTTCGACGGTTTTACAGCACGCAGCAATTCTGGTTTGGAGGATACACAGGACTACTTACGCCGGCTTGGCATCTCAGATTTCGTCAACCTCATCACCTCGACCGACAACTACAATCCGAAGAAGTATCCAGAGTCGAAGGCAACGCAGGCAGAGCCTTTTGTTACCACTTGGATGCTAGCGAGTCCGACTTTCAATGGACTGCGCTTATCGCTGTCGGAGTCGGATCGTCTTGTATACGGAACACGGCCAGACACTTGGGCTGAATTCATACGTCACGTATCGCTATCGAATGACTATCTGGATATTGATGCGGCTCTTACGCCGGGACTCAATGTGGTCATCGGAGGATCATCCAGCGGTAAGACACTGTTCGTCGACTCGGTGTACCGGAGGCTCCGGGGGGACTTCTCAGACAGCAACTATCTTGCATATGGCGTTGACCAAATATTAGTTGATAGCCCCACAGGTCAGGTGCCGCACTTCTTGGAGCAAAACTACATCGTCAAGGTGTGTGATCAGAAAGACCACGACAACACGATTGACAGCATCGCCCTGCTGCGGAGGCTCTTCCCTGGAGACAAGGATGAAAGGACCGCAATTGATACAGGGCTGACCCAACTGAGCGAGAGTCTCAGCCAGATGGTGGAAGCCGCGGAGAAGATAGAGGCTATTGAAGAAGAGTTGAAAACAATTCCAGTGCTGTCGCGACTTGTGGTGACCACACTTATCAAGCGGAACCCCCTGAAATATCTCAAGCCGACCGACTCAAACGTAGAAACCTTTGAGTATTCTGAGGCCACTTACTTGCAGCATAAGAAGTCGCTAGATGTCATCGAGAGTTTTCTCGAAACGAACCCGTTTGTCGACCACGACAAGGCCCTCGTAGAAGGACTGAAGGCAGAACTTGATGTGGCGCGTTCAACGGCACGCTTTGAATCGAACGTCCGTCAGGTGATCATCGAGCACGCTGACACTATACACCAGTTGCAGACTCGCGAAAACCGTGAGACGAAGACAAAGAGTTACCAGTTTGACACTCTACTAAGGGCGATTCGAAACTACCTGAGATACACCCGGGTGTTTTACGCATCTCGAGACCGAATCGCGAAATTCTCCATAACGTGCAGCACCAGAGTTGTCGAGTCCATGGGACACCGACTGTTCATCGAAAATGCCTTCGAACTCTCTCCCGCCAAGTTCGTTGAAATTCTGAACCAGACCCTCCTGTCTGGTCATCAAATTCGCAATTTCGAGGAAATTACTCCTGCGGCCCTTTCATCCGTTGGATTCCGGAAGAGAGCGCCTAAGGTTACCAACTACGCAGACCTACATCGTGAGGTTCTAAATCGATTTCAAGCGATGAACCGGAAGAAGTACCGCATCACCACCTGCGAAGGAAAGGATTTCGATCAGCTAAGCGCTGGATGGAAGACATCGGTGATACTCGACCTCGTATTGGGATGTGCAACCGACACGGCTCCACTGATCATTGATCAGCCAGAGGACAATCTCGCGACTACTTACATCAATACAGGACTTCTCAAGGCAATCAAGCAGTGCAAGGCAGCACGGCAGATCATCTTAGTCTCACACAACGCAACGATACCGATGTTGGGCGACGCTCAGAACGTGATTGTGTGTAGGACTGAGGACAAGTTCATGACGATTCGATCAAGCCCTCTTGAAGGTGAGATAGAAGACCTCGATGTTGTGGATGTGATAGCAGCCACTACCGACGGCGGAAAGTCATCAATCAAGAAGCGCGTAAAAAAATACAACCTCAAGCGGTTCAGGGGGGAAAATGAAACTCGTGTTTAG
- a CDS encoding carboxymuconolactone decarboxylase family protein, giving the protein MKKYAKTITTLMVVLVSIVSFSQAQADENKTLTTKEKGIIPIAAFTATGNLPQLETALAEGLNAGLTINEIKEILVHSYAYAGFPRALNGINTFMAVLDQRREQGISDTPGKEASPLPADFDRNAYGHQVRNALVGRDISNRTSGYAVFTPVIDQFLVEHLFAEIFVRDVLTHQERQLVTISILAAKTGTEPQLRSHFGVSMNVGWSKSQLADFIQVLEQKVNVETAQRAADTLNDFLGINLPESRNPSVKVIKNQAPTKGSEDYFTGNVTVESRFSSETPDSYRGGIVNFEPRARTAWHTHPFGQTLIVISGRGLVQSEGDAIQEILPGDVVWIPANERHWHGATPDSPMSHVAISDPMNGSTVEWMEHVRDEQYASRSSFKNEEEKP; this is encoded by the coding sequence ATGAAAAAATACGCAAAAACTATCACGACATTGATGGTTGTACTGGTCTCTATTGTGAGCTTTTCTCAAGCACAGGCTGATGAAAACAAAACCTTGACCACCAAGGAGAAAGGAATCATTCCCATCGCCGCTTTCACGGCAACGGGAAATTTACCACAGCTGGAAACCGCCCTTGCTGAGGGGTTAAACGCCGGTCTGACAATTAATGAAATCAAGGAAATACTGGTGCACTCCTATGCCTATGCCGGTTTCCCCCGCGCCCTTAACGGCATTAATACCTTTATGGCGGTGCTGGATCAGCGCCGGGAGCAGGGAATAAGCGACACCCCAGGTAAAGAAGCAAGTCCCTTACCTGCCGATTTTGATCGAAATGCCTATGGCCATCAGGTTCGGAACGCCCTTGTCGGCAGGGATATCTCAAACCGTACCAGCGGGTATGCGGTATTTACGCCCGTTATCGATCAGTTTTTAGTGGAGCATCTGTTTGCCGAGATTTTTGTCAGAGATGTTCTCACTCATCAGGAACGTCAACTGGTGACTATCAGTATTCTGGCCGCGAAGACAGGGACAGAACCCCAGCTACGATCCCATTTCGGAGTTTCCATGAACGTAGGGTGGAGCAAATCCCAGCTCGCTGATTTTATCCAAGTGCTGGAACAAAAAGTCAATGTAGAGACAGCTCAAAGAGCCGCTGACACACTCAACGATTTCCTGGGTATCAACCTTCCTGAGAGCCGGAATCCATCCGTCAAGGTCATCAAAAATCAAGCACCGACAAAAGGCTCGGAGGATTATTTCACCGGCAATGTCACTGTCGAATCGAGGTTTTCTTCAGAAACACCTGACAGCTATCGCGGCGGAATCGTGAATTTCGAACCCAGGGCACGCACCGCATGGCATACCCATCCTTTCGGACAGACTTTGATCGTTATTTCCGGGCGGGGACTGGTGCAATCTGAAGGAGATGCCATACAGGAAATTCTGCCGGGAGACGTGGTCTGGATTCCAGCAAATGAGCGCCATTGGCACGGTGCTACGCCGGATAGCCCTATGTCGCATGTGGCAATTTCCGATCCCATGAATGGTTCTACCGTGGAGTGGATGGAACATGTCCGCGACGAGCAATACGCCAGCAGGTCATCCTTTAAAAACGAGGAAGAAAAACCATGA
- a CDS encoding Fic family protein, which translates to MRLVIREYLGMLKESGEFDALLPDLLLAMNLVPVSKPQVGVRQAGVDIAAVGNDDAGQKTLWLFLLKRGDLGRRDWDTGSQSVRQSLDEVKDVYLRNHVAPEHAELPVKIVVATTGDFKQDFEQNRVGYTDANTQPGRAYEFWNGDRVAALLEKHLFNEYALPPEARSHLRRALSLIGEPDYDLEHYFDLLKILLNWGESKPDKKAKNKRECHRSLVTTGLALGVVCRWADQEGNLRNAVIACERTLLWAWNAIRDGDFARDKKILTGYMRLIDLYFRTTVEYFNKVQDHLHTRDSLTRYYSESALLTERVFEEIGRISCIGLSHFLWGAETKDQNRIEGARAVADTLNAFLHSHRCSGSPCYDGQVADISLGLLLLVLAGRREDAKAWLRELIGRLNFGFRVGRWFPLSTDSFDDLVAFEIDRQDVDMAKLKETSWMIPIIAQWAAVLGEDQAYVNLVAFLKDALKGTCFQIWYPDQKTDDFMYLGPAQWDSGISEAPVDVPSEAEEMRKKIIRTRAESPVKEPFESSASKAGLVWLDLLASRHFRTPIDPAFWQCLVDIKPDEVLQEPEKTNASEKVKALISALKGEMSRNDVQATLGLGNGRHLNSYLQPALDAGLVEMTIPGKPRSSKQRYRLTDKGRKLLDEHERAK; encoded by the coding sequence ATGAGGCTCGTTATCAGGGAATACCTCGGCATGCTGAAAGAATCAGGGGAGTTCGATGCTTTGCTCCCCGATCTTCTGCTGGCAATGAATCTTGTCCCAGTTAGCAAACCCCAAGTGGGCGTCAGGCAAGCCGGCGTAGACATAGCCGCTGTGGGAAATGATGACGCCGGTCAAAAGACACTATGGCTTTTTCTCCTCAAGCGAGGCGACCTCGGGCGACGTGACTGGGACACCGGGTCTCAGTCAGTCCGCCAGTCTTTAGATGAGGTTAAGGACGTTTATCTGCGCAATCATGTTGCCCCGGAGCATGCGGAACTGCCGGTTAAAATTGTCGTAGCTACCACCGGTGATTTTAAACAGGACTTTGAGCAAAATCGGGTTGGCTACACAGATGCGAATACCCAACCAGGAAGGGCATACGAGTTCTGGAATGGCGATCGAGTTGCGGCTTTACTTGAGAAGCATCTCTTCAACGAATACGCGCTTCCCCCTGAAGCTCGCTCTCACCTGCGCCGCGCACTCTCACTCATTGGCGAGCCCGATTACGACTTGGAGCATTATTTTGACCTTTTAAAAATTTTACTCAATTGGGGAGAGAGTAAGCCTGACAAGAAGGCAAAGAATAAACGCGAATGCCATCGCTCACTCGTCACGACCGGCCTTGCGCTGGGCGTTGTCTGTCGATGGGCTGACCAAGAAGGAAACTTGCGAAACGCTGTAATCGCTTGTGAAAGAACGCTTCTTTGGGCATGGAATGCTATTAGAGATGGAGATTTCGCGCGTGACAAAAAGATTCTTACGGGATACATGAGGCTTATCGACCTCTATTTTAGAACTACTGTGGAGTACTTCAATAAGGTTCAGGACCACCTCCACACGAGGGATTCATTGACCCGGTATTATTCGGAATCGGCACTCCTTACCGAGCGTGTCTTTGAGGAGATCGGTCGAATTTCATGCATCGGTCTCTCCCATTTTCTCTGGGGGGCTGAGACTAAGGATCAAAACCGCATTGAGGGTGCTCGAGCGGTAGCCGATACCCTCAATGCGTTTCTTCATTCGCATCGATGTTCCGGGTCGCCCTGCTACGATGGGCAAGTTGCAGACATCTCTCTAGGGCTGCTACTTCTAGTTCTCGCTGGCCGAAGGGAGGATGCAAAGGCTTGGTTGAGAGAATTGATCGGCCGGCTTAATTTTGGGTTTCGAGTCGGCCGATGGTTCCCTCTTTCTACCGATTCTTTCGACGATCTTGTTGCATTCGAAATCGACAGGCAGGATGTGGACATGGCCAAGCTGAAAGAAACCTCTTGGATGATACCGATCATTGCTCAATGGGCTGCAGTATTGGGTGAAGACCAAGCATATGTAAATTTGGTGGCGTTCCTAAAAGATGCGCTGAAAGGCACTTGCTTTCAGATTTGGTACCCAGACCAGAAAACCGATGACTTCATGTATCTGGGGCCGGCTCAGTGGGACAGTGGTATTTCAGAGGCGCCAGTGGATGTACCATCGGAGGCCGAGGAAATGCGAAAGAAAATCATAAGGACACGCGCTGAATCTCCCGTCAAGGAGCCATTCGAATCATCTGCCAGCAAAGCCGGTCTGGTATGGCTGGATCTCCTTGCGAGTCGACATTTTCGAACTCCCATAGATCCAGCATTTTGGCAATGCCTCGTGGACATTAAGCCTGATGAGGTTCTCCAAGAACCTGAGAAAACGAACGCTTCCGAAAAAGTCAAGGCTTTGATTTCTGCTCTTAAGGGTGAAATGAGTCGAAATGATGTTCAAGCTACCCTAGGTTTGGGAAATGGTAGGCACCTAAACTCTTATCTCCAACCTGCCCTGGATGCTGGATTGGTAGAAATGACCATACCGGGCAAACCTCGCAGCAGCAAGCAGCGCTATCGCCTGACCGACAAGGGGCGGAAACTGCTCGACGAGCACGAAAGGGCAAAGTGA